A window from Leptothermofonsia sichuanensis E412 encodes these proteins:
- a CDS encoding Calx-beta domain-containing protein: MSRHSEGTCGNKTYTFTVSLSKASSETITVNYTTVDGTATIADNDYALANGTLTFAPGELSKTINVTVFGDSKLEGTETFSVNLSNVSGNALLIKDFGTGIIADDDGNGPDFNLDGNVDFLWRTNQFSQTGIWLMNGTSIASVANLPAVDSNWEIEGMADFNDDGFTDILWRNKQTTQVGLWLMNGTTIASIVDYGQLGGWRVEKIADFSGDNQVYFAGV; this comes from the coding sequence ATGTCCAGGCATAGCGAAGGAACCTGTGGTAACAAAACTTATACCTTCACAGTCAGCCTATCTAAGGCAAGCAGTGAAACCATTACCGTAAACTATACGACGGTTGATGGTACAGCAACGATTGCTGATAACGACTATGCTCTGGCTAATGGTACTCTCACCTTTGCCCCCGGCGAACTCAGCAAGACAATCAACGTGACGGTCTTTGGTGACAGCAAACTGGAAGGCACTGAAACCTTCTCAGTTAATTTGTCCAATGTATCGGGGAATGCCCTTCTCATCAAAGACTTTGGGACTGGCATCATTGCCGATGATGATGGCAACGGACCCGACTTCAACCTGGATGGCAATGTGGACTTCCTCTGGCGCACCAACCAGTTCAGCCAAACCGGCATCTGGTTGATGAATGGCACTTCCATCGCCTCCGTTGCCAACCTGCCCGCTGTCGATTCCAACTGGGAAATTGAAGGCATGGCTGACTTCAATGACGACGGTTTCACCGACATTTTGTGGCGCAATAAGCAAACCACCCAGGTGGGGCTGTGGTTGATGAATGGCACCACGATCGCCTCCATCGTTGACTATGGACAGTTGGGTGGCTGGCGCGTAGAAAAGATTGCTGACTTTAGCGGCGACAACCAGGTATACTTTGCCGGGGTATAG
- a CDS encoding cadmium resistance transporter, with translation MIDGILEAIISGVVAFVATSIDNLVILTIFFSQLNIRFRWQHIVGGLHLGFTALVLVSLPGFFGGMLIPRPIIGLLGLVPIAMGVSQWLKQDGEAETSESEAVEGIVDPAQGKPENAPVSHARSGKKQSHGLSRAIAHLLHPQTYSVAAVTFANGGDNIGVYVPLFASSTPVHLVIILITFFLMAGIWCLLAFSLTQHPITARALNRYGDTLVPVILVGLGIYILLENETLSLLGR, from the coding sequence TTGATCGATGGGATACTGGAAGCCATTATTTCCGGCGTGGTGGCATTCGTCGCGACCAGTATTGATAATCTGGTGATTCTGACGATATTTTTCTCCCAGTTAAACATCCGATTCCGCTGGCAACACATTGTTGGCGGGCTGCATCTGGGATTTACGGCACTGGTGCTCGTGAGTTTACCAGGCTTCTTTGGGGGAATGCTGATTCCCAGGCCAATCATTGGACTGTTGGGGCTGGTGCCGATCGCGATGGGGGTGAGCCAATGGCTGAAACAAGATGGAGAGGCTGAAACCTCCGAATCAGAAGCGGTAGAGGGAATAGTGGATCCTGCTCAAGGTAAACCTGAAAATGCTCCGGTTTCTCACGCTCGATCCGGGAAAAAGCAATCTCATGGGTTAAGCAGGGCGATCGCCCACCTGCTCCATCCCCAGACTTACAGTGTTGCTGCCGTTACCTTTGCCAATGGGGGGGATAATATTGGCGTCTATGTCCCTCTATTTGCCAGCAGTACCCCTGTCCATCTGGTCATCATTCTGATTACTTTCTTCCTGATGGCGGGTATCTGGTGCTTACTGGCGTTCAGTCTTACCCAGCACCCAATCACTGCTCGTGCCCTGAACCGCTATGGTGATACTCTGGTTCCCGTCATTTTAGTAGGGCTGGGAATCTATATCCTGCTGGAGAATGAAACATTGAGTTTGCTGGGGAGGTAA